A genomic segment from Gammaproteobacteria bacterium encodes:
- a CDS encoding redoxin domain-containing protein — translation MAIGSLAILFIVLFIVMAGQKPSPTVPAEGPNLAKLGPQPIRAAAFRVGERVADINFIDLDGKKGRLSDYHTAKALVIAMNLVDCPVGRKFAPALTALEREYGPRGVAFLLVNTNKLETLEHLRQTTKALGLTARYLPDLKHGIAQALDAQSSTDVFVLDRARTLVYRGPISDQYGLGYALAQPRYRYLHDALDAVVDDESVAIPALSAPGCAIGLEPSTAPETHVTFHNRISRLLQTNCQACHRQGEAGPFELMTYDDVKGHAPMIKYAVENKIMPPWFASSTHGEWQNDRSLTARDRAALLGWIQAGMPKGDPADAPLPHHWPTGWTIGEPDLVLTPPSFDVPTEGVVPYQYVTVKTRLTEDKWVSALEIRHTRPEVVHHVLVFINDGFNPHSQDHSHKLPDMGGRTGYFAARVPGQSTVIFPLGVAKRLPKGTELLFQIHYTPNGVGGADQLSLGLKFVAGQPDVEVHAASAVNAEFLIPAGNPNYPVSGVYEFKTRGRILSFLPHMHVRGKAFRYQIVYPEGKEQILLDIPRYDFNWQLRYVPRTPIDVPAGAKLTATGWFDNSPDNPANPDPTRNVPFGEQTTDEMMIGYFDWQSLE, via the coding sequence TTGGCGATAGGATCGTTAGCGATCCTCTTTATTGTTCTGTTCATCGTGATGGCCGGCCAAAAACCGAGCCCCACGGTACCTGCTGAGGGTCCGAACCTCGCCAAGCTCGGCCCGCAACCGATCCGCGCTGCGGCGTTCCGTGTTGGCGAGCGTGTCGCCGATATCAACTTCATCGATCTTGATGGAAAAAAGGGCCGGCTCTCGGACTACCACACAGCGAAGGCGCTGGTCATCGCCATGAACCTAGTCGACTGTCCGGTGGGTCGCAAATTTGCGCCGGCGCTAACGGCACTAGAACGGGAATACGGTCCGCGCGGGGTGGCGTTTCTACTGGTCAACACCAACAAGCTCGAAACACTGGAGCACCTGCGACAAACAACGAAAGCACTGGGCCTGACGGCGCGCTATCTACCGGACCTGAAACATGGCATAGCGCAAGCACTCGACGCGCAGAGCTCGACCGACGTGTTCGTGCTCGATCGGGCACGCACGCTCGTTTACCGGGGGCCGATCAGCGATCAATACGGTCTCGGCTACGCGCTCGCGCAACCGCGTTATCGCTATTTACACGACGCGCTCGATGCCGTGGTCGACGACGAAAGCGTCGCCATCCCCGCCTTGTCCGCACCGGGTTGCGCTATCGGTCTCGAGCCGTCGACCGCGCCTGAGACCCATGTGACGTTTCACAATCGTATCTCGCGGTTGTTACAGACGAATTGCCAAGCGTGTCATCGCCAAGGCGAGGCCGGCCCGTTCGAGCTGATGACGTACGACGACGTCAAAGGGCACGCGCCGATGATCAAGTACGCCGTCGAAAATAAAATCATGCCGCCATGGTTCGCCAGCTCGACCCACGGCGAATGGCAGAACGATCGTAGCCTGACCGCACGTGACCGCGCGGCGCTGCTCGGCTGGATCCAAGCGGGTATGCCCAAGGGCGATCCGGCCGACGCGCCACTACCGCATCACTGGCCGACGGGCTGGACGATCGGCGAGCCGGACCTGGTGCTCACACCACCGTCGTTCGATGTGCCGACGGAAGGCGTCGTGCCCTATCAGTACGTCACGGTGAAGACTCGACTCACCGAGGACAAGTGGGTAAGCGCGCTCGAGATCCGCCATACCCGGCCGGAAGTGGTGCACCATGTGCTCGTCTTCATTAACGATGGCTTCAACCCTCACAGCCAGGACCACTCGCACAAGCTTCCGGACATGGGTGGGCGAACCGGCTATTTCGCAGCGCGTGTGCCCGGCCAAAGCACCGTTATTTTTCCACTGGGCGTTGCTAAACGATTGCCCAAAGGCACCGAGCTGCTATTTCAAATTCACTACACGCCGAACGGTGTCGGCGGCGCCGATCAGCTGAGCCTCGGCTTGAAATTCGTCGCCGGCCAACCCGACGTCGAAGTACACGCCGCATCGGCGGTCAATGCCGAATTTTTGATCCCGGCGGGGAATCCTAACTACCCGGTCAGCGGCGTTTACGAATTCAAAACGCGCGGGCGCATCCTGAGCTTCCTGCCGCATATGCACGTCCGCGGAAAAGCGTTCCGGTACCAGATCGTCTATCCGGAGGGTAAAGAACAAATCTTGCTGGATATCCCGCGCTACGATTTCAACTGGCAACTGCGCTACGTTCCGCGCACGCCGATCGACGTGCCGGCGGGTGCGAAGCTGACTGCGACCGGCTGGTTCGACAACAGCCCCGACAACCCGGCGAACCCGGATCCGACGCGCAACGTTCCGTTCGGCGAGCAAACCACCGATGAAATGATGATCGGATACTTCGATTGGCAATCGTTGGAGTAA
- a CDS encoding BrnT family toxin: MLFEWDEDKREKTLRERNIDFRDAALVWLDPRRQEREDSRVDYDETRMQTIGQVNFNIYLVVYTERIRDGDQEVIRIISMRKASAKERAQYDSYTFMVGDVS; this comes from the coding sequence ATGCTGTTTGAATGGGATGAGGACAAACGCGAAAAAACTCTCCGGGAACGGAACATAGACTTTAGAGATGCGGCATTAGTATGGCTGGATCCACGGCGACAGGAGCGGGAAGACAGCCGAGTTGATTACGACGAAACACGGATGCAAACGATAGGCCAAGTCAACTTCAATATTTATCTGGTCGTCTACACCGAGAGAATCCGCGACGGGGATCAAGAAGTCATCCGAATTATCTCGATGCGAAAGGCGAGTGCAAAAGAACGCGCGCAGTACGATAGTTATACATTCATGGTAGGAGATGTGTCATGA
- the hslU gene encoding ATP-dependent protease ATPase subunit HslU: MSEMTPREIVQELDKHIIGQAAAKRAVSIALRNRWRRMQVTDEELRNEITPKNILMIGPTGVGKTEIARRLARLANAPFIKVEATKFTEVGYVGRDVDSIIRDLVEAAVKLIRVSDMEKVRTRAEDAAEDRILDILVPPSREMGFAAGEARATDDGPARQRFRKKLREGEIDEQEIEVEVSTPGMGVEIFAPPGMEEMTSQLQSMFQNLGGRRTRPRKVKVKDAKKLLTEEEAARLLNEDDIKLRAVQRVEQHGIVFIDEIDKIAGRSETQGPDVSREGVQRDLLPLVEGSTVSTKYGMVRTDHILFIASGAFHMAKPSDLIPELQGRLPIRVELTALNAEDFVRILTEPDAALTEQYSALLATEGLKLEFTPDGVRRIAEVAFEVNERTENIGARRLHTVMERLLETISFEAADRSGQSMAIDSAYVNQHLASLVKNEDLARYIL, encoded by the coding sequence ATGAGTGAGATGACCCCCCGCGAGATCGTCCAAGAGCTCGACAAGCACATCATCGGTCAGGCCGCCGCCAAGCGCGCGGTTTCCATCGCCCTGCGTAACCGCTGGCGGCGCATGCAGGTGACCGACGAGGAGCTACGCAACGAGATCACCCCGAAAAATATTCTGATGATCGGCCCGACCGGCGTCGGCAAGACTGAAATCGCCCGCCGGTTGGCGCGGTTGGCGAACGCGCCGTTCATTAAGGTCGAGGCCACCAAGTTCACCGAGGTCGGCTATGTCGGCCGCGACGTCGATTCCATTATTCGCGATTTGGTCGAGGCCGCGGTCAAGCTGATCCGGGTCTCCGACATGGAGAAGGTGCGTACCCGCGCCGAGGACGCTGCTGAGGATCGGATCCTCGACATCCTTGTGCCGCCGTCACGCGAAATGGGTTTTGCCGCCGGCGAGGCGCGTGCCACCGACGACGGTCCGGCACGGCAGCGTTTTCGTAAGAAGCTGCGCGAGGGCGAGATCGACGAGCAGGAGATCGAAGTCGAGGTCAGCACGCCCGGCATGGGTGTCGAGATCTTCGCACCGCCCGGCATGGAAGAGATGACCAGCCAGCTGCAAAGCATGTTCCAGAACTTAGGCGGCCGCCGTACGCGCCCGCGCAAGGTGAAGGTCAAGGATGCCAAGAAGCTGTTGACCGAGGAAGAAGCGGCGCGTTTGCTCAATGAAGACGATATCAAGCTGCGGGCGGTGCAGCGTGTTGAGCAGCATGGCATCGTCTTTATCGACGAAATCGACAAGATTGCCGGCCGCTCGGAAACGCAGGGCCCGGATGTCTCGCGCGAAGGCGTGCAACGCGATCTGCTGCCACTGGTGGAGGGCAGCACGGTATCGACCAAGTACGGCATGGTTCGTACCGATCACATCTTGTTCATCGCCTCCGGCGCGTTCCACATGGCGAAGCCGTCGGATTTGATTCCCGAGTTGCAGGGCCGTCTGCCGATCCGCGTCGAGTTGACGGCGCTCAACGCCGAAGACTTCGTCCGCATTCTGACCGAGCCCGATGCGGCGTTAACGGAGCAATACTCGGCGTTGCTTGCTACCGAAGGGCTCAAACTCGAGTTCACGCCCGACGGCGTGCGCCGCATCGCCGAAGTGGCGTTCGAGGTGAACGAGCGTACCGAGAACATCGGCGCGCGTCGGTTGCATACGGTGATGGAGCGGTTGCTGGAGACGATTTCGTTCGAGGCGGCTGATCGTAGTGGTCAGTCCATGGCGATCGACTCGGCTTACGTCAATCAGCACCTCGCGAGCTTGGTGAAGAACGAAGATTTAGCGCGGTACATCTTGTAG
- the hslV gene encoding ATP-dependent protease subunit HslV, translating to MEIHGTTILSVRRNGRVVIGGDGQVSLGNTVMKANARKVRRLYKDQVLAGFAGGTADAFTLFERFEAKLEKHQGHLARSAVELAKDWRTDRLLRRLEAMLIVADRTASLIISGQGDVVEPEAGLLAIGSGGPYAQAAARALLEHSELDARAIVEHALGIAADICIYTNRNLTIEELTI from the coding sequence ATGGAAATTCACGGAACAACCATTTTGTCGGTCCGTCGAAACGGACGAGTAGTGATCGGCGGTGATGGCCAAGTGTCGCTCGGCAATACCGTCATGAAAGCGAATGCGCGCAAGGTTCGGCGTTTATACAAGGATCAAGTATTGGCCGGCTTCGCCGGTGGCACGGCCGACGCGTTCACGTTGTTCGAGCGATTCGAAGCCAAGCTGGAAAAACATCAGGGTCATCTGGCGCGGTCGGCGGTCGAGCTGGCGAAGGATTGGCGTACCGACCGGCTGTTGCGGCGGCTGGAGGCGATGTTGATCGTCGCCGACCGCACCGCGTCGCTCATCATTTCCGGGCAGGGTGACGTGGTCGAGCCTGAGGCCGGCCTGCTCGCCATCGGCTCCGGCGGACCGTACGCCCAAGCCGCCGCCCGTGCCTTGCTCGAACACAGCGAGCTCGATGCCCGCGCCATTGTCGAGCACGCGCTCGGCATTGCCGCCGACATTTGCATCTATACCAACCGCAACCTGACGATCGAGGAGTTAACAATTTAG
- a CDS encoding DUF2156 domain-containing protein, with protein sequence MLSQTEEPPQTSVGTLARIERAPTPAAPTAELLAPTFPRHYLSIEGHKLYPFTIEAKPTFDRYARSVAAPLSDYTFANNIIWLSQKSGFYQIIEDCFCLFSLNGQCLTLLLPPLGAPDRQAAALSACFEIMDHYNPSPYLSLVEFVYPEFTQQLDSERWLIERSLPDYIYRTEDLIELKGNAYKTKRSEINQFRRTYPDHHMEILGPQHWDGIRGLIDTWLRNRLKYLSADAIADFFYTVEQERRAIERALEHYDTLKLSGLCLIISGKLEGFTFGDHITPDVGNVLVEKTNFAIPGSAQYLFREYAKTFRSCTYINVGDDLGLENLRRVKMSYRPALFGEKVMLRHNPAS encoded by the coding sequence ATGCTCAGCCAAACCGAAGAACCTCCGCAAACTAGCGTGGGCACGCTTGCCCGAATTGAGCGTGCCCCAACCCCAGCCGCGCCGACAGCGGAACTGCTGGCGCCGACGTTTCCGCGTCACTATTTGTCCATCGAAGGACACAAGCTCTACCCTTTCACTATCGAAGCCAAACCGACGTTCGACCGCTACGCCCGGTCGGTCGCTGCCCCGCTCTCCGATTACACCTTCGCCAACAACATCATTTGGCTGTCGCAGAAAAGCGGCTTCTACCAGATCATCGAAGATTGCTTCTGCCTGTTCAGCCTGAACGGACAGTGCCTGACCCTGTTGTTGCCGCCCCTCGGCGCGCCAGACCGTCAGGCGGCGGCGCTGTCGGCCTGCTTCGAGATCATGGACCACTACAACCCGAGCCCATACTTAAGCCTGGTTGAGTTCGTCTATCCCGAATTTACTCAACAGCTCGACAGCGAGCGCTGGTTGATCGAGCGCAGCTTGCCGGACTACATCTACCGGACCGAAGACTTGATCGAGCTAAAGGGCAATGCCTACAAGACCAAGCGCAGCGAAATCAACCAATTCCGTCGCACCTACCCAGACCACCATATGGAGATCTTGGGACCGCAGCATTGGGACGGTATCCGCGGGCTGATCGATACCTGGCTGCGCAACCGGCTCAAATACTTGAGCGCCGACGCCATCGCCGACTTCTTCTATACGGTCGAGCAAGAGCGCCGCGCTATCGAGCGCGCGTTAGAGCACTACGACACCCTCAAGCTTTCCGGCCTCTGCCTCATCATCAGCGGCAAGCTCGAAGGCTTCACCTTCGGCGACCACATCACGCCCGACGTCGGCAATGTTCTGGTCGAGAAGACCAACTTCGCCATCCCGGGATCGGCGCAGTACCTGTTCCGCGAATACGCCAAGACCTTCCGCAGCTGTACCTACATCAACGTCGGCGACGACCTTGGCCTCGAAAACCTGCGGCGGGTAAAGATGAGCTACCGCCCGGCGCTGTTCGGCGAGAAGGTCATGCTGCGGCACAATCCGGCGAGCTGA
- a CDS encoding GNAT family N-acetyltransferase produces MPRFTLRRARLSDIDALLELERVFPTDRLSRRSFQHLLLRAHADVWIGVLGDHLVANIAVLYRADSKRARIYSLVVAPAARGRGIAQTLLALAEKSARRRGRERLYLEVRLDNRAAIALYRKLGYQRRQRLPGFYEDGTDALRLEKNLRRERRP; encoded by the coding sequence ATGCCGAGGTTTACGCTGCGCCGCGCTCGGCTCAGCGATATCGACGCGCTCCTGGAGTTGGAGCGCGTCTTTCCCACCGACCGCCTCAGTCGCCGCAGCTTCCAACACCTGCTCCTGCGCGCCCACGCCGACGTCTGGATCGGCGTCCTCGGCGACCACCTGGTTGCCAACATCGCCGTGCTGTATCGCGCCGACTCGAAGCGCGCGCGTATCTACTCGCTAGTTGTCGCCCCCGCCGCCCGTGGCCGCGGCATCGCCCAGACGTTGTTGGCGCTGGCGGAGAAATCGGCGCGCCGACGCGGGCGTGAGCGACTGTATCTCGAAGTGCGCCTGGACAATCGCGCGGCGATCGCACTCTATCGCAAGCTTGGCTATCAGCGGCGGCAGCGGCTTCCGGGGTTTTATGAGGACGGGACGGATGCGTTGCGGCTGGAGAAAAATCTACGACGCGAACGTCGGCCGTAA
- a CDS encoding M48 family metallopeptidase produces MPMNFFEQQQHARHRTTIFLLLFVLAATAVVIAADVAILFTLYIWDDTQSVPKIVMPFGAWVRDHPRTLLWTTFAVGSFVAGAVVWRMAALTSGGGGVARSLGGTLVDPSTHEPSYQLLLNVVEEMALAAGLPVPQIYVLEQEDGINAFAAGFRPTDAAIAVTRGALVRLNRDELQGVIGHEFSHILNGDTRLNTQLIGVLYGIMVIGLVGRFILRGASESSDVRFGVVALAPGIALTVIGYLGLFLGRLIQTAVSRSREWLADASAVQFTRHPDGLAGALKKIAATPFQGTLRHANVDEVGHMLIADGRKMFDQFFATHPPLLSRIKAIDRHFDPAEIGRIKLSPVVIEAPRAALLVVPPITSILSPASVIASMGHPTEAQWQAAMQNQAAIPESLRRAAHSQAYAPSLALALALNREAGERAREIARLRQQLPDALRPHLEAVVAMTDACPPQSRLLLLELVFPTLRQRSRAELQTLIAAIDEISRMDGRFDFLDYAFVRLMRLQLLEAATPPSASMGALLKLKAVRNEVGILFALVARAGSTDKFTAHRAYDAGIGPLFGADVPVYDPPDPWVAPLDRALTRLDAVTPLSKQALIEALVATILHDRQISLGEVELLRVICASLHCPLPPLSVMDNAGGGGAKPMVSSGGI; encoded by the coding sequence ATGCCCATGAATTTTTTCGAGCAGCAGCAGCACGCCCGTCACCGCACGACGATTTTTCTTTTGTTATTCGTGCTCGCAGCGACGGCGGTTGTCATCGCCGCTGACGTGGCGATTCTCTTCACGCTCTACATTTGGGACGACACGCAATCCGTTCCAAAAATCGTCATGCCTTTCGGCGCCTGGGTGCGCGACCATCCGCGGACATTGCTCTGGACGACATTCGCGGTGGGTAGTTTCGTCGCCGGTGCGGTGGTTTGGCGCATGGCGGCATTAACGAGCGGTGGCGGTGGGGTCGCGCGCAGTTTGGGGGGGACGCTGGTCGACCCATCGACGCATGAGCCGTCGTATCAGCTGTTGCTGAACGTCGTCGAGGAGATGGCGCTAGCCGCCGGCCTGCCGGTGCCGCAGATTTACGTCCTCGAACAGGAAGATGGGATCAACGCTTTCGCCGCCGGCTTTCGCCCGACCGACGCTGCCATCGCCGTCACCCGCGGCGCGTTGGTACGGCTGAACCGAGACGAGTTGCAGGGCGTCATCGGTCATGAGTTCAGCCATATCCTCAATGGCGATACGCGTCTCAATACCCAACTCATCGGCGTGTTATATGGAATCATGGTCATCGGTCTAGTCGGCCGGTTTATTCTCCGCGGGGCCAGTGAGTCCAGCGACGTTCGGTTTGGGGTAGTGGCGCTGGCGCCGGGCATCGCGCTTACTGTGATCGGTTATCTCGGCCTTTTTTTGGGGCGCCTGATTCAGACGGCGGTATCGCGTTCGCGCGAATGGTTAGCCGATGCTTCGGCGGTGCAATTTACCCGCCATCCAGATGGTTTAGCGGGAGCGTTGAAGAAAATTGCGGCAACACCGTTTCAGGGCACTTTACGGCATGCCAATGTCGACGAAGTCGGTCACATGTTGATCGCCGACGGCCGCAAAATGTTCGACCAATTCTTCGCCACGCATCCGCCGTTGCTGAGCCGCATCAAGGCGATCGATCGGCATTTCGATCCCGCCGAAATCGGGCGCATCAAATTGTCGCCGGTGGTAATAGAGGCGCCGCGCGCGGCATTGTTGGTGGTGCCACCGATCACATCGATCCTGTCGCCGGCGTCGGTCATCGCCAGCATGGGCCATCCGACGGAAGCGCAGTGGCAGGCGGCCATGCAAAACCAAGCAGCGATACCGGAGTCCCTGCGTCGCGCCGCGCATTCGCAAGCGTATGCGCCGAGCCTGGCGTTGGCATTGGCGCTGAACCGAGAGGCCGGCGAGCGCGCGCGAGAAATCGCGCGGCTGCGGCAGCAACTGCCGGACGCGTTGCGTCCGCATCTGGAAGCGGTCGTCGCCATGACCGACGCCTGCCCACCGCAGTCGCGATTGTTATTGCTCGAGCTTGTCTTTCCGACATTGCGGCAACGCTCACGTGCCGAGTTGCAAACCCTGATCGCGGCGATCGACGAGATCAGTCGCATGGATGGGCGCTTCGATTTTCTCGATTACGCCTTTGTACGGCTGATGCGGTTGCAATTGCTGGAAGCCGCAACGCCGCCGTCAGCTAGTATGGGTGCATTGTTAAAACTAAAGGCCGTGCGCAATGAGGTTGGTATTTTGTTTGCCCTGGTCGCGCGCGCCGGCAGCACCGACAAATTTACGGCACATCGTGCCTACGACGCTGGCATCGGGCCGCTGTTTGGGGCGGATGTCCCGGTATACGATCCGCCGGATCCTTGGGTTGCGCCGCTCGATCGCGCGTTAACGCGGCTAGATGCAGTAACACCACTTTCCAAGCAGGCGCTGATAGAAGCGCTGGTGGCGACGATTCTGCATGATCGGCAGATCAGTTTGGGTGAGGTGGAATTGCTGCGGGTGATCTGTGCGAGCTTGCATTGTCCGTTGCCGCCGTTGTCGGTGATGGATAATGCGGGGGGTGGCGGTGCCAAGCCGATGGTCAGTAGCGGAGGGATTTAG
- a CDS encoding LemA family protein: protein MVGLIVLVVIAALLFFVISLFNRLVTLRNRVKNAFAQIDVQLTRRYDLIPNLVETAKGYMKHERQTLEAVIAARNSAVAALKTAVADPTSSDAVKQLSGAEGALTGVLGRLMAVAEAYPDLKANQNMMQLSEELTSTENRVAFARQAYNDSVMEYNNAREMFPSSVIANTFQFTPATMLEIEDVAKRAVPKVAF, encoded by the coding sequence ATGGTCGGCTTGATCGTTCTTGTTGTTATTGCGGCGCTGCTTTTCTTTGTCATCAGTCTGTTCAATCGTCTCGTTACGCTGCGCAATCGTGTTAAGAACGCCTTCGCCCAGATCGATGTGCAGCTAACGCGCCGGTACGATTTGATCCCCAATCTAGTCGAGACCGCCAAGGGTTACATGAAGCACGAGCGGCAAACGCTCGAGGCGGTCATTGCCGCCAGGAATTCGGCGGTGGCGGCGTTGAAGACGGCAGTGGCGGATCCGACCAGTAGCGATGCAGTCAAGCAATTGAGCGGTGCCGAAGGGGCATTGACCGGGGTGCTCGGGCGGTTGATGGCGGTGGCCGAGGCGTATCCGGACCTCAAGGCCAATCAGAACATGATGCAGTTGTCGGAAGAGTTGACCAGCACCGAGAACCGCGTTGCCTTCGCGCGGCAGGCGTATAACGATTCGGTGATGGAATACAACAACGCGCGCGAGATGTTTCCCAGTTCAGTGATTGCCAACACCTTTCAATTCACGCCGGCGACGATGCTCGAGATCGAAGACGTCGCCAAGCGCGCGGTGCCGAAAGTGGCGTTTTAA
- a CDS encoding class I SAM-dependent methyltransferase, whose translation MAFELLDRSIHLPTTTAQLTQRTGSTHDDWLMTDAERGTLQTLVRNLKPQCAIEVGVYRAGSLAILSANAAKVYALDIDPSCAERYAPQFPNVEFVIGDSGVELPALLDRLQTTGAPLDFILIDADHSEDGVRRDIESVLRYRPKRPLYVVMHDSFNPGCRRGMKRAKWAANPHVHHVELDFVPGRFVTREKPGQFRQMWCGLALAILLPEERRGELTLHENEGLLFQSTLRQSAYRYHKWWNPMYMRKQFRPTVARMLKEHAPGLYGSLKRRMAGTATGTS comes from the coding sequence ATGGCGTTTGAACTTCTCGATCGTTCTATTCATTTGCCGACAACGACGGCACAGCTGACGCAACGTACCGGTAGCACGCACGATGACTGGCTGATGACTGATGCCGAACGCGGTACATTGCAAACGCTCGTGCGCAATCTCAAACCGCAATGCGCCATCGAGGTCGGCGTTTATCGCGCCGGCAGTTTGGCTATTCTCTCCGCCAACGCTGCTAAGGTATATGCGCTCGACATCGATCCTTCGTGCGCCGAGCGTTATGCGCCGCAATTTCCTAACGTCGAGTTCGTCATCGGCGACTCCGGTGTGGAACTACCGGCGTTGCTCGATCGTCTTCAAACCACCGGTGCGCCGCTCGATTTCATCTTGATCGACGCCGATCACAGCGAAGATGGTGTCCGGCGCGATATCGAAAGCGTTTTACGGTATCGACCCAAGCGCCCGCTTTACGTCGTGATGCACGACAGTTTCAATCCGGGCTGCCGACGCGGTATGAAGCGAGCGAAATGGGCGGCGAATCCGCACGTGCACCATGTCGAGCTTGATTTCGTTCCCGGCCGTTTCGTCACGCGCGAGAAGCCGGGTCAGTTTCGGCAAATGTGGTGTGGCTTGGCACTCGCTATTTTGTTACCGGAAGAACGGCGCGGCGAATTAACGTTGCACGAGAACGAGGGGTTGTTGTTCCAATCGACGCTGCGTCAGTCGGCCTATCGATACCACAAATGGTGGAACCCGATGTATATGCGCAAGCAGTTTCGGCCGACGGTGGCGCGGATGTTGAAAGAGCATGCGCCGGGACTGTACGGTTCTTTAAAGCGGCGCATGGCGGGAACGGCGACGGGCACCAGCTAG
- a CDS encoding sulfoxide reductase heme-binding subunit YedZ — MSDRAVIIAKPFVFIAALVPLALLIVDVANDALGANPIETLNRYTGEWTLRFLLITLALTPLRQLTGWYFVIRFRRMLGLFAFFYVCLHFLSWIWVDKGFDVVEIVNDVYKRPFITVGFICLLLLLPLAFTSTAGMVRRLGGKRWRALHRLVYLIGIGGIIHFLWMTKSDFARPLIYATILALLLGYRVWVRWRLQFPRRVQA, encoded by the coding sequence ATGTCTGATCGCGCCGTTATCATTGCCAAGCCGTTCGTGTTTATCGCCGCGCTGGTTCCGCTCGCGCTGTTGATCGTCGACGTTGCCAACGACGCGCTTGGGGCGAACCCGATCGAGACGCTCAATCGTTATACCGGCGAATGGACGTTACGGTTTTTGCTGATCACACTCGCACTGACGCCGCTACGCCAACTCACCGGTTGGTATTTCGTCATTCGCTTTCGGCGCATGCTGGGATTGTTTGCATTCTTTTATGTGTGTCTGCATTTCCTGTCGTGGATATGGGTCGATAAAGGATTCGACGTCGTCGAGATCGTTAACGATGTCTACAAACGGCCGTTCATTACGGTTGGTTTCATATGCTTGCTGCTGTTGCTACCGCTGGCGTTCACCTCGACCGCCGGCATGGTGCGGCGATTGGGCGGCAAGCGTTGGCGGGCGCTACATCGTTTGGTTTACCTCATCGGTATCGGCGGCATCATTCACTTTCTGTGGATGACGAAATCCGATTTTGCTCGGCCGCTGATTTATGCAACGATCCTGGCGCTGCTCCTTGGGTATCGTGTTTGGGTGCGTTGGCGCTTGCAATTCCCACGGAGAGTACAAGCCTAA
- the msrP gene encoding protein-methionine-sulfoxide reductase catalytic subunit MsrP, which yields MLIKVKTGSELPNSAITDKHLYLSRRSFLAAAAALYAGVAVAGDKLAGARKSRLSTEELPTSLQDITHYNNFYEFGSDKKDPAKNAQQFRTRPWHIAIDGEVKKPAVYTLDDFIKPHALEERVYRLRCVEAWSMVVPWIGFSLADVIKRVEPTSRAKYVELTTLHDPTQMPGQRPGLFGTGLDWPYVEGLRMDEAMHPLTMLAVGLYGEVLPNQNGAPIRLVVPWKYGFKSIKSIVKIRFVEQQPMTTWMKAGPREYGFYSNVNPAVDHPRWSQRYETRVGEASLLDRLSGKGKRPTLPFNGYADQVASLYTGMDLKKNF from the coding sequence ATGCTGATAAAAGTGAAAACCGGCAGCGAGTTGCCGAACTCGGCGATTACCGACAAACATCTGTACTTGTCGCGGCGAAGTTTTTTGGCAGCGGCGGCAGCGCTGTACGCCGGTGTTGCCGTTGCTGGTGACAAGCTCGCTGGCGCCCGCAAAAGCCGGCTATCGACCGAGGAGTTACCGACCTCGTTGCAAGACATCACGCATTACAACAATTTCTACGAGTTCGGCTCCGATAAAAAAGATCCGGCGAAAAACGCCCAGCAATTTCGCACGCGTCCGTGGCACATTGCCATCGACGGTGAAGTGAAGAAGCCGGCGGTATACACGCTCGATGACTTCATCAAGCCACATGCCTTAGAAGAACGTGTTTATCGGCTGCGCTGTGTCGAGGCTTGGTCGATGGTGGTCCCGTGGATTGGCTTTTCATTAGCCGATGTCATAAAGCGTGTCGAGCCGACATCACGCGCGAAGTATGTCGAACTCACTACGCTGCACGATCCGACGCAAATGCCCGGGCAACGACCCGGCTTGTTCGGTACCGGGCTCGATTGGCCATACGTCGAAGGTTTGCGCATGGATGAGGCGATGCATCCACTGACGATGCTCGCGGTCGGACTCTACGGCGAAGTGTTGCCCAATCAAAACGGTGCACCGATCCGTTTGGTCGTTCCGTGGAAGTACGGCTTCAAGAGCATTAAGTCGATCGTCAAGATTCGCTTTGTCGAACAGCAGCCGATGACGACATGGATGAAGGCAGGGCCGCGCGAGTATGGCTTTTACTCGAACGTTAATCCGGCGGTCGATCATCCGCGCTGGAGTCAGCGGTACGAAACGCGTGTCGGCGAGGCGTCGTTGCTGGATCGATTGAGTGGTAAAGGCAAGCGACCGACACTGCCGTTCAATGGCTACGCCGATCAGGTGGCGTCGCTCTACACCGGCATGGATTTGAAGAAGAATTTCTAG